Proteins from one Longimicrobium sp. genomic window:
- a CDS encoding Plug domain-containing protein → MTARPVRLGITLAALLATTAGCATLHPARDGESHSPARSTSHYLSSQEIKESGAQNAWEVLRRLGGVRLQETADGTPVGIRPTRGHQTIVLDDTPIVLLDGARLLDFALLRSVPARQIDSVEFLNGINGTLKHGTGGGGGAIVILTRVDVDHSN, encoded by the coding sequence ATGACCGCTCGCCCCGTCCGCCTCGGCATCACCCTGGCCGCCCTCCTGGCCACCACCGCGGGCTGCGCCACCCTGCACCCCGCCCGAGACGGCGAATCGCACTCGCCCGCGCGCTCGACCTCGCATTACCTGAGCTCGCAGGAGATCAAAGAGTCGGGCGCGCAGAACGCCTGGGAGGTGCTGCGGCGGCTGGGCGGCGTGCGGCTGCAGGAGACGGCCGACGGCACCCCGGTGGGAATCCGCCCCACCCGCGGCCACCAGACCATCGTGCTCGACGACACCCCCATCGTGCTGCTCGACGGCGCGCGGCTGCTGGACTTCGCCCTCCTGCGCTCCGTCCCCGCGCGCCAGATCGACTCCGTCGAGTTCCTGAACGGGATCAACGGCACGCTGAAGCACGGCACCGGCGGCGGCGGCGGCGCCATCGTCATCCTCACCCGCGTGGACGTCGACCACAGCAACTGA
- a CDS encoding NAD(P)H-hydrate dehydratase, which yields MTRALPLTSARLRALAPPSPDERGSKEERGRVLVAGGARETPGALLLAGTAALRAGAGKLRLATAESVALAAAIAIPEARLFPLAETKAGGISPEAAGEIVRLANAAGALLLGPGIVEPDEATALARAVLAEVDGPAVVLDAGCLPCLADERGLLHHLGGRAVITPHAGEMAGVMGMEKEEVEADPLAVARRAARELGAAVALKGPDTIIAAPDGRAYRYAGGQVGLATSGSGDVLAGLVAGLLARGADAAGAAAWGVWLHGEAGNALARRVGRIGFLARELPAEVPRLLQRLA from the coding sequence GTGACGCGCGCGCTCCCGCTCACCTCCGCGCGGCTGCGCGCCCTCGCGCCGCCCTCGCCCGACGAGCGGGGGAGCAAGGAGGAGCGCGGCCGCGTCCTCGTCGCCGGCGGCGCGCGCGAGACGCCGGGCGCGCTCCTCCTGGCCGGCACCGCCGCCCTCCGCGCCGGCGCGGGGAAGCTCCGGCTGGCGACGGCCGAGAGCGTCGCCCTGGCCGCGGCGATCGCCATCCCCGAAGCGCGCCTCTTCCCCCTCGCCGAGACGAAGGCGGGCGGCATCTCTCCCGAGGCAGCGGGGGAGATCGTGCGCCTGGCGAACGCGGCCGGCGCGCTCCTCCTCGGCCCGGGAATCGTGGAGCCGGACGAGGCCACCGCCCTCGCCCGCGCCGTGCTGGCGGAGGTGGACGGGCCCGCGGTGGTGCTGGACGCGGGATGCCTCCCCTGCCTCGCGGACGAGCGGGGGCTGCTCCACCACCTGGGCGGCCGCGCCGTCATCACCCCGCACGCGGGCGAGATGGCGGGGGTGATGGGAATGGAGAAGGAAGAGGTCGAGGCCGATCCCCTCGCCGTCGCCCGCCGCGCCGCGCGGGAATTGGGCGCCGCCGTCGCGCTGAAGGGGCCGGACACCATCATCGCCGCGCCGGACGGACGCGCGTACCGCTACGCCGGCGGCCAGGTCGGGCTCGCCACCTCCGGCTCGGGCGACGTGCTGGCCGGCCTGGTCGCCGGGCTGCTGGCCCGCGGCGCGGACGCGGCCGGCGCCGCCGCGTGGGGCGTCTGGCTCCACGGCGAGGCCGGCAACGCGCTCGCCCGCCGCGTGGGCCGCATCGGCTTCCTCGCCCGCGAGCTCCCCGCCGAAGTCCCTCGCCTCCTTCAGCGCCTCGCCTGA
- a CDS encoding histidine phosphatase family protein — MEQTWPDVMWIVRHGESAGNVAAAAARDAGLPMIAIAQRDVDVPLSPRGTEQAAALGRWFAALPPSQRPTVVLASPYVRARATAELIRAAGGTEDPDEEVIVDERLREREFGILDRLTAVGIQQRFPEQAEHRRLLGKFYHRPPGGESWADVILRLRSALDTVNLHYSRERVLVVCHEVVVLCLRYLLECMTEEEILGIERAHDVANCGVTSYEFNPRAGRRGKMELRLFNFVAPLVQAGADVTTRRDVPAGAK; from the coding sequence ATGGAGCAGACCTGGCCCGACGTGATGTGGATCGTGCGCCACGGCGAGAGCGCGGGAAACGTGGCCGCCGCGGCGGCGCGCGACGCCGGCCTGCCGATGATCGCCATCGCCCAGCGCGACGTGGACGTGCCGCTGAGCCCGCGCGGGACCGAGCAGGCCGCCGCGCTCGGCCGCTGGTTCGCCGCCCTGCCGCCGTCGCAGCGCCCCACCGTCGTCCTCGCCTCGCCCTACGTCCGCGCGCGCGCCACCGCCGAGCTGATCCGCGCCGCGGGGGGCACGGAGGACCCGGACGAGGAGGTGATCGTGGACGAGCGGCTGCGCGAGCGCGAGTTCGGCATCCTGGACCGGCTGACCGCGGTGGGGATCCAGCAGCGCTTTCCCGAGCAGGCCGAGCACCGCCGCCTCCTGGGCAAGTTCTACCACCGCCCCCCCGGCGGCGAAAGCTGGGCCGACGTCATCCTGCGCCTGCGCAGCGCGCTGGACACCGTGAACCTGCACTACTCCCGCGAGCGCGTGCTGGTCGTCTGCCACGAGGTGGTCGTCCTCTGCCTGCGCTACCTGCTGGAGTGCATGACCGAGGAGGAGATCCTGGGGATCGAGCGCGCGCACGACGTGGCCAACTGCGGCGTCACCTCGTACGAGTTCAACCCGCGGGCCGGGCGGAGGGGGAAGATGGAGCTGCGGCTCTTCAACTTCGTCGCCCCGCTCGTGCAGGCCGGCGCGGACGTCACCACCCGGCGCGACGTTCCCGCGGGCGCCAAGTGA
- a CDS encoding alkaline phosphatase PhoX, which produces MLTKTRGPMLAAALAVAASACSEGTGPAETPGFVTAQPAMATALNGAALQPILSVGDSLPGGFAWSPIPDGLGGYLEGGRLVLFAAHETGGAGVPGTDGQAHWAGARVSRLVLDPATRSVLSGSYAVGGSAGYRNFCSATFADASVGLPGGWFLVGEETVGGAKDGMAIALGKSGQVVEMPWVGRFAHENLVPIPGFPGRVVMAGMDDNRGSSELYLYVAASEADVLAGRGTLYVFTSSAAANVGQLHAGDAIAGHFVAIDGAAAMTSAQLQLAVNALGAFRFVGTEDGDYDHRSGVSTPALYFADTGSGSVPSTAAPWDPFGSIYRLEMQPGDPTQARLVLLARSAGPAAGWASPDNMAAGARSLMVQEDAANPAFTRAPRIWRFPLAADGSLGAPTAVVELNNPECSYSAGTCWESSGIVDASAWMGDGAWLFDVQAHTKPVPALGLTRENGQLLYLKVPGS; this is translated from the coding sequence ATGCTGACGAAGACGAGGGGACCAATGCTCGCCGCCGCGCTGGCCGTGGCGGCGAGCGCGTGCTCGGAAGGGACAGGGCCGGCGGAGACGCCCGGCTTCGTGACCGCGCAGCCGGCGATGGCCACGGCGTTGAACGGCGCGGCGCTGCAGCCCATCCTGAGCGTGGGCGACTCGCTGCCCGGCGGCTTCGCGTGGTCTCCCATCCCCGACGGGCTGGGCGGCTACCTGGAGGGCGGCCGGCTGGTGCTGTTCGCCGCGCACGAGACCGGCGGCGCCGGGGTGCCGGGGACGGACGGACAGGCGCACTGGGCCGGCGCGCGCGTGTCGCGGCTGGTGCTGGACCCGGCCACGCGCTCGGTGCTCTCCGGCAGCTACGCGGTGGGCGGATCGGCCGGGTATCGCAACTTCTGCTCGGCCACCTTCGCCGATGCGTCGGTCGGCCTTCCCGGCGGCTGGTTTCTGGTGGGCGAGGAGACGGTCGGCGGGGCCAAGGACGGGATGGCGATCGCCCTCGGCAAGAGCGGGCAGGTGGTGGAGATGCCGTGGGTGGGGCGCTTCGCGCACGAGAACCTGGTGCCGATCCCCGGATTTCCCGGACGCGTGGTGATGGCCGGGATGGACGACAACCGCGGCAGCTCGGAGCTGTACCTGTACGTGGCCGCGAGCGAGGCGGACGTGCTGGCGGGGCGGGGAACGCTGTACGTCTTCACCTCGTCCGCGGCGGCGAACGTGGGGCAGCTGCACGCGGGCGATGCGATCGCCGGCCACTTCGTCGCGATCGACGGCGCGGCGGCGATGACGTCGGCGCAGCTGCAGCTGGCGGTGAACGCGCTGGGCGCCTTCCGCTTCGTGGGGACGGAGGACGGGGATTACGATCACCGCTCCGGCGTTTCCACCCCCGCGCTGTACTTCGCGGACACGGGGTCGGGGAGCGTTCCGTCCACCGCGGCGCCGTGGGATCCGTTCGGCTCCATCTACCGCCTGGAGATGCAGCCGGGGGACCCCACGCAGGCGCGGCTCGTGCTGCTGGCGCGGTCCGCGGGGCCGGCGGCGGGGTGGGCGTCGCCGGACAACATGGCGGCGGGAGCGCGCAGCCTGATGGTGCAGGAGGACGCCGCGAACCCGGCGTTCACGCGCGCGCCGCGGATCTGGCGCTTTCCGCTGGCGGCGGACGGCTCGCTGGGCGCGCCGACGGCCGTCGTGGAGCTGAACAACCCGGAGTGCAGCTACAGCGCGGGGACATGCTGGGAGTCCAGCGGCATCGTGGACGCGTCCGCGTGGATGGGCGACGGCGCGTGGCTCTTCGACGTGCAGGCGCACACGAAGCCCGTTCCCGCGCTGGGGCTCACGCGCGAGAACGGACAGCTGCTGTACCTGAAGGTGCCGGGGAGCTGA
- a CDS encoding dienelactone hydrolase family protein: MRRIAPVLALPISVLLAACTPRMGGSADTASAARSQTAIPAGAAEVQARLAASPRHGEWAMVSAGPGDSVRAWVVYPERRDRAPVVVVVHEIFGLTGWIRGVADQLAADGFIAIAPDLLSGKGVPVGPDGDPVRDSATAAIRTLDAATVQRRLDATARYAMALPAALPRYGIVGFCWGGGVSFAHAVHAPGLGASVVYYGVSPSTQSLASVRAPVLGLYGENDARVDATIAPADSAMRALGRTYQHQVFPGAGHGFLRQQDGQNGANLQAARAAWPRTVQWFHRHLRG, from the coding sequence ATGCGTAGAATCGCCCCCGTGCTGGCTCTTCCGATCTCCGTCCTCCTGGCCGCGTGCACGCCGCGCATGGGCGGGTCCGCGGACACGGCCTCGGCCGCACGCTCGCAGACCGCGATCCCCGCGGGCGCCGCGGAGGTGCAGGCGCGCCTGGCCGCCTCGCCCCGCCACGGCGAGTGGGCGATGGTGAGCGCCGGGCCGGGCGACAGCGTGCGCGCGTGGGTCGTCTACCCCGAGCGGCGGGACCGCGCGCCGGTGGTGGTGGTCGTGCACGAGATCTTCGGCCTCACCGGCTGGATCCGCGGCGTGGCCGACCAGCTCGCGGCCGACGGCTTCATCGCCATCGCGCCGGACCTGCTGTCGGGGAAGGGCGTGCCGGTGGGGCCGGACGGCGACCCGGTGCGCGACTCGGCCACGGCCGCCATCCGCACGCTGGACGCGGCCACGGTGCAGCGCCGGCTGGACGCCACGGCGCGCTACGCCATGGCGCTCCCGGCGGCGCTTCCGCGTTACGGCATCGTCGGCTTCTGCTGGGGCGGCGGCGTCTCGTTCGCCCACGCGGTGCACGCGCCGGGTCTGGGCGCGTCGGTCGTCTACTACGGCGTCTCGCCTTCCACCCAGTCGCTGGCGAGCGTGCGCGCGCCGGTGCTGGGGCTGTACGGCGAGAACGACGCGCGCGTCGATGCCACCATCGCCCCCGCCGACTCGGCGATGCGCGCGCTGGGGCGGACGTACCAGCACCAAGTCTTTCCCGGCGCGGGCCATGGCTTCCTGCGCCAGCAGGACGGCCAGAACGGCGCCAACCTGCAGGCCGCGCGCGCCGCATGGCCGCGCACCGTCCAGTGGTTCCACCGCCACCTCCGCGGCTGA
- a CDS encoding acetamidase/formamidase family protein: MPRFSTAAAALAALFAAISPGAAQTTHRLMPTPATVAWGYYDAAAAPVLRIRSGDQLVVGTLITSTPERLQAAGVPPAQIEPALREITRTVTNRGPGGHILTGPVYVEGADSGDVLEVRIQRIELAIPYAYNAFGVGRGFLPEDFPYARMRIIPLDRRRMVARFAPGIDVPLHPFFGSIGVAPPRSRGRVNSAPPDIHAGNLDNKELVAGTTLYIPVHTPGALLEIGDGHAGQGNGEVDITALETSLTGTFRVIVRKDMHLAWPRAETPTHWITMGMDTSLVQATRIAVRQAIDFLMTTQGLSHDDAYMLTSVACDVDITELVDGNVGVHVMIPKAILRRRASQ, translated from the coding sequence ATGCCCCGCTTCTCGACCGCCGCGGCCGCGCTCGCCGCGCTCTTCGCGGCCATTTCGCCCGGCGCCGCGCAGACGACGCACCGCCTGATGCCGACGCCGGCGACCGTCGCGTGGGGATATTACGACGCCGCCGCGGCGCCGGTGCTGCGCATCCGCTCGGGCGACCAGCTGGTGGTGGGCACGCTCATCACCTCCACCCCCGAACGGCTGCAGGCGGCCGGCGTGCCGCCCGCGCAGATCGAGCCGGCGCTGCGCGAGATCACGCGCACGGTTACCAACCGGGGCCCGGGCGGCCACATCCTCACCGGCCCCGTCTACGTGGAGGGCGCCGACTCGGGCGACGTGCTGGAGGTGCGCATCCAGCGCATCGAGCTGGCCATCCCCTACGCCTACAACGCGTTCGGCGTGGGCCGCGGCTTTCTGCCGGAAGACTTTCCGTACGCGCGGATGCGCATCATCCCCCTGGACCGGCGGCGGATGGTGGCCCGCTTCGCGCCGGGGATCGACGTTCCGCTGCATCCGTTCTTCGGCAGCATCGGCGTGGCGCCGCCGCGCTCGCGCGGGCGCGTGAACAGCGCGCCGCCCGACATCCACGCCGGCAACCTGGACAACAAGGAGCTGGTGGCGGGCACCACGCTCTACATCCCCGTCCACACGCCGGGCGCGCTGCTGGAGATCGGCGACGGCCACGCCGGGCAGGGGAACGGCGAGGTCGACATCACCGCGCTGGAGACGTCGCTCACGGGCACCTTCCGCGTCATCGTGCGCAAGGACATGCACCTGGCGTGGCCGCGCGCCGAGACGCCCACGCACTGGATCACGATGGGGATGGATACGTCGCTGGTGCAGGCGACCAGGATCGCGGTGCGGCAGGCGATCGACTTCCTGATGACCACGCAGGGGCTCTCGCACGACGACGCCTACATGCTCACCAGCGTGGCCTGCGACGTCGACATCACCGAGCTGGTGGACGGCAACGTGGGCGTGCACGTGATGATCCCCAAGGCGATCCTGCGGCGGCGGGCTTCGCAGTGA
- a CDS encoding chorismate-binding protein: MSTERRPFSVHPDRPFFLLRRKNEPGVWLCTGQIRRDRAIDDIPRRTGPAGAETLDSVSLIPFAQARERGFPVHDGGEPILTLMVDEATEYGLDEVLAALPDRPVELRDLEFDTTPEEYEATVRRIVEHEIGRGEGSNFVIARRCTATLPGSSFEGILSIVRSFLTHEFGTYWTFLFSDGERYVLGATPERHISARGGQVMMNPISGTFRKEPGATPAAAQRAFLDFLRDEKEIFELFMVTDEELKIMCELCDQGGAIVGPLLKEMSRLIHTEYLLLGESGRGISELLRESMFAPTVTGSPVQSAFRVIHRYERESRGYYGATIALMGRDAEGQPTLDAPITIRTLEVDRDGRLVVRVGATLVRGSDPASEVKETEVKIAGVLNAIRASGTAAARPQRLLDAVDAETVQILLQRRNLYLSRFWFEPQSAVYSVVPRLRGKRVTIVEADDSFANMLKRMIGQMGAEVRVVRYADFSLDDAADLVVMGPGPGDPTSRTDPRMVRMREIIAGLRDAGRPFFAECLSHQILSEMLGLPVINKQVPFQGAQEVIDLFGHPERVGFYNTFAAMADRELPGVEIAADAQTREVHALRGPGFVSVQFHPESILTPRGYDLVRDALVSLLPD; the protein is encoded by the coding sequence ATGAGCACCGAGCGCCGCCCGTTCTCCGTCCATCCCGATCGCCCCTTCTTCCTCCTGCGGCGGAAGAACGAGCCGGGCGTGTGGCTCTGCACCGGCCAGATCCGCCGCGACCGCGCGATCGACGACATCCCCCGGCGCACCGGGCCCGCGGGCGCCGAAACGCTGGACTCGGTCAGCCTCATTCCCTTCGCGCAGGCGCGCGAGCGCGGCTTTCCCGTGCACGACGGCGGCGAGCCCATCCTCACGCTGATGGTGGACGAGGCCACGGAGTACGGGCTGGACGAGGTGCTGGCCGCGCTCCCCGACCGCCCGGTGGAGCTGCGCGACCTGGAGTTCGACACCACCCCCGAGGAGTACGAGGCCACCGTCCGCCGCATCGTCGAGCACGAGATCGGGCGCGGCGAAGGCAGCAACTTCGTCATCGCCCGGCGCTGCACGGCCACGCTCCCCGGAAGCTCGTTCGAGGGAATCCTGAGCATCGTCCGCTCGTTCCTCACCCACGAGTTCGGCACCTACTGGACCTTTCTGTTCAGCGACGGCGAGCGCTACGTGCTGGGCGCCACGCCGGAGCGGCACATCTCCGCGCGCGGCGGGCAGGTGATGATGAACCCCATCTCCGGCACCTTCCGCAAGGAGCCGGGCGCCACGCCGGCCGCCGCCCAGCGCGCGTTCCTGGACTTCCTGCGCGACGAGAAGGAGATCTTCGAGCTCTTCATGGTGACGGACGAAGAACTGAAGATCATGTGCGAGCTGTGCGACCAGGGCGGCGCCATCGTGGGCCCGCTGCTGAAGGAGATGAGCCGCCTGATCCACACCGAGTACCTGCTGCTGGGCGAGTCCGGCCGCGGCATCTCCGAGCTGCTGCGCGAGTCGATGTTCGCGCCCACCGTCACCGGCAGCCCGGTGCAGAGCGCCTTCCGCGTGATCCACCGCTACGAGCGCGAGTCGCGCGGCTACTACGGCGCCACCATCGCCCTGATGGGCCGCGACGCGGAAGGGCAGCCCACGCTCGACGCCCCCATCACCATCCGCACCCTCGAGGTGGACCGCGACGGACGGCTCGTCGTCCGGGTCGGCGCCACGCTGGTGCGCGGGTCGGACCCGGCCAGCGAGGTGAAGGAGACGGAGGTGAAGATTGCCGGCGTGCTGAACGCCATCCGCGCCAGCGGCACCGCGGCCGCGCGCCCCCAGCGCCTGCTGGACGCGGTCGACGCCGAAACCGTGCAGATCCTGCTGCAGCGCCGCAATCTGTATCTCTCCCGCTTCTGGTTCGAGCCGCAGAGCGCCGTCTACTCCGTGGTGCCGCGGCTGCGGGGGAAGCGGGTGACCATCGTGGAGGCCGACGACAGCTTCGCCAACATGCTGAAGCGGATGATCGGGCAGATGGGGGCCGAGGTGCGCGTGGTGCGCTACGCCGACTTCTCGCTGGACGACGCGGCCGACCTGGTGGTGATGGGCCCCGGCCCCGGCGACCCGACGTCGCGCACCGACCCGCGGATGGTGCGGATGCGCGAGATCATCGCCGGGCTGCGCGATGCGGGGCGGCCGTTCTTCGCCGAGTGCCTGTCGCACCAGATCCTGTCGGAGATGCTGGGCCTTCCGGTGATCAACAAGCAGGTGCCCTTCCAGGGCGCGCAGGAGGTGATCGACCTCTTCGGCCACCCGGAGCGCGTGGGCTTCTACAACACCTTCGCGGCGATGGCCGATCGCGAGCTTCCCGGCGTGGAGATCGCGGCGGACGCGCAGACGCGCGAGGTGCACGCGCTGCGCGGCCCCGGCTTCGTGAGCGTGCAGTTCCACCCCGAGTCCATCCTCACCCCGCGCGGCTACGACCTGGTCCGCGACGCCCTGGTCTCGCTCCTCCCGGACTGA